The proteins below come from a single Ailuropoda melanoleuca isolate Jingjing chromosome 1, ASM200744v2, whole genome shotgun sequence genomic window:
- the LOC109489983 gene encoding copper transport protein ATOX1-like, with translation MLKHKLSVDMTCEGCTNAVRRVLKKLGGVQFDIDLPENKVCINSEHSMDTLLETPGK, from the coding sequence ATGCTGAAGCATAAGCTCTCTGTGGACATGACCTGTGAAGGTTGCACTAATGCAGTGAGGAGGGTGCTCAAAAAACTGGGAGGAGTTCAGTTTGACATTGACCTGCCTGAAAACAAGGTTTGCATCAACTCTGAGCACAGCATGGACACTCTGCTAGAAACCCCGGGGAAATAG